The following coding sequences lie in one Mesorhizobium sp. NZP2298 genomic window:
- a CDS encoding vWA domain-containing protein: protein MNGAPIDALNQGLVAFKDELAADSLAMKRVEVAIVTFGPVNIVAPFQTADLFTPSTLATSGDTPMGAAIEQGLEMLRRRKDEYRANGISYYRPWVFLMTDGAPTDSIVAAEHAVKSGEAAKAFSFFAVGVEGANMDILAKLSTRQPLKLTGLKFRELFSWLSASLSGVSQSQVGQTVALQSPAGWAEV from the coding sequence ATGAACGGAGCACCGATCGACGCGCTGAACCAGGGCCTTGTCGCGTTCAAGGACGAGCTCGCGGCCGACAGCCTGGCAATGAAGCGCGTCGAGGTCGCCATCGTCACCTTCGGACCCGTCAACATCGTCGCGCCGTTCCAGACCGCTGACCTGTTTACGCCCAGCACGCTGGCGACCAGCGGCGACACCCCAATGGGTGCGGCTATAGAGCAAGGCCTCGAGATGTTGCGACGTCGCAAGGATGAGTACCGCGCAAACGGCATCTCCTATTACCGCCCCTGGGTCTTTCTGATGACGGACGGCGCGCCCACGGACAGCATCGTTGCGGCCGAACACGCGGTCAAATCCGGCGAGGCGGCAAAGGCGTTTTCGTTCTTCGCCGTCGGCGTCGAGGGTGCCAACATGGACATCCTCGCCAAGCTCTCCACACGCCAGCCGCTGAAGCTAACTGGCCTCAAATTCCGCGAGCTGTTCTCATGGCTCTCCGCATCGCTGTCGGGCGTCTCGCAGTCGCAGGTCGGACAGACCGTGGCGCTCCAATCTCCCGCGGGTTGGGCCGAGGTGTGA
- a CDS encoding DUF4236 domain-containing protein — protein MRLIPGVRLNVTRKGLSSASFGKPGSTLNMGRGGIQSTVGLPGSGMSYSSKRSGKSALFLGLLIAALVALIYHAARGSRAAQVSLLVVGVVGVGAALMAQNSDTKSGAPSPTLTPRTDRQEPGQTQPLPPASRDISRSNPPPYVEAAKGPVQQDAPVADSWPTSAGDQKTPSASSGADLGSSVAVEQSPGQQFPTAVVTRTANIRSDPSMAGAVMRQVPAGTALTVVEINGRWARVSKDEVTLGWISRSLLAAQPSYQ, from the coding sequence TTGAGACTTATTCCCGGCGTTCGCCTGAACGTCACCAGGAAGGGGCTCAGCAGTGCCTCCTTTGGCAAGCCCGGCTCCACATTGAACATGGGCCGTGGCGGCATTCAGAGCACGGTCGGTCTTCCCGGTTCGGGCATGTCCTATTCTTCCAAGCGCAGCGGCAAATCAGCTCTTTTTCTGGGTTTATTGATCGCAGCACTCGTGGCCCTGATCTACCACGCTGCCAGGGGGAGCCGCGCGGCCCAAGTCTCCTTGCTTGTTGTCGGCGTCGTCGGTGTGGGGGCGGCCTTGATGGCCCAGAATTCCGACACAAAATCTGGGGCGCCAAGCCCGACATTGACACCCCGAACCGACCGCCAGGAACCAGGGCAGACCCAACCGCTGCCGCCGGCAAGCCGCGACATCAGCCGTTCGAATCCGCCGCCATATGTGGAAGCAGCCAAAGGGCCGGTTCAGCAGGACGCTCCGGTTGCCGATAGCTGGCCCACCTCCGCTGGTGATCAGAAAACGCCAAGCGCGTCATCGGGGGCCGATCTGGGCTCCTCGGTAGCGGTCGAGCAGTCGCCAGGCCAGCAATTCCCAACGGCAGTCGTGACCAGGACCGCGAATATCCGTTCGGATCCTTCCATGGCCGGCGCCGTGATGAGGCAAGTGCCGGCCGGCACCGCTCTGACGGTGGTCGAAATCAACGGTCGCTGGGCACGGGTCAGCAAGGACGAAGTCACATTGGGGTGGATTAGCCGGTCGCTCCTGGCGGCGCAGCCTTCCTACCAATAA
- a CDS encoding PP2C family serine/threonine-protein phosphatase produces MGRGVMSWRIASASAIGTSHVTAGKPCQDNSVHALIEGIEGPILAAAVCDGAGSAAHSEVGSWLAGQNLLELIFVHFAENGALDQIDRPKALGWVTEIAERIAAHARALGHEVRDYACTLLVAILGPTSTVFFQVGDGAMVVSHGSEDGWSYVFWPQHGEFANTTNFVTSSNVADVLEFEFAPRRIDEVALFSDGIENLVLHQASRSVHQPFFDTMFPAVRRSAVAGEDSTLSDGLKAYLLSPQICERTDDDKSLILATRSPAEAMVAAK; encoded by the coding sequence TTGGGCCGAGGTGTGATGTCTTGGCGCATAGCGTCGGCTAGCGCCATCGGCACTTCGCATGTCACGGCCGGCAAGCCCTGTCAGGATAATTCGGTCCATGCCCTGATCGAGGGCATTGAAGGTCCAATCCTCGCGGCTGCTGTCTGCGACGGCGCCGGCAGTGCGGCGCATTCGGAGGTCGGGTCTTGGCTGGCCGGGCAGAACCTGCTGGAGCTCATTTTCGTGCACTTCGCAGAGAACGGCGCGCTCGATCAGATCGACCGGCCAAAAGCGTTGGGCTGGGTGACCGAAATTGCCGAGCGCATCGCCGCTCATGCGCGCGCACTCGGGCACGAGGTGCGCGATTATGCATGCACGCTGCTGGTTGCCATCCTCGGCCCCACAAGCACCGTGTTCTTCCAGGTCGGTGACGGCGCAATGGTTGTTTCGCACGGCAGTGAAGACGGATGGTCCTACGTGTTCTGGCCACAGCACGGCGAGTTTGCCAACACGACCAACTTCGTCACGTCATCAAATGTCGCGGATGTCCTCGAATTCGAGTTCGCGCCGCGGCGCATTGACGAGGTCGCGCTGTTCTCGGACGGTATCGAGAACCTCGTCTTGCACCAGGCTTCGCGCAGCGTCCATCAGCCTTTCTTCGATACGATGTTCCCGGCCGTCAGACGATCGGCGGTGGCGGGCGAGGACTCTACGCTGTCGGATGGGCTGAAGGCTTATCTGCTTTCGCCGCAGATCTGCGAGAGGACCGATGATGACAAGTCGTTGATCCTGGCCACGAGATCGCCAGCTGAAGCGATGGTGGCCGCAAAATGA
- a CDS encoding AAA family ATPase, with the protein MTNSRQVIAMIRSHVAGDSEQFLSIAEHIAADAVRSGKTKVADEIKEIVEAIRKAAADKRPNRPIPIGLPRGELAGLVRATYPEIHLADLVLGQDLRRRIVRLIREHRESAALEERGLEPRRKFLFSGPPGTGKSMTASAIAGELGLPLFTILLDGVITKFMGETAAKLRLVFDAMHNVRGVYFFDEVDALASRRGADNDIGEARRMLNSFLQFLEEDQSRSVIIAATNHRALLDPAIFRRFHSAFVYARPTAEEARQVLRNHLLNFKVDAFDWASIDGLTSGLSQADLVAAAEDAARDAVLDNSGVLTSEVLYRSLQDRISIHRE; encoded by the coding sequence ATGACTAATTCGAGACAGGTCATCGCGATGATCCGAAGCCATGTCGCAGGCGACAGCGAGCAATTCCTGTCGATCGCCGAGCACATCGCGGCGGACGCCGTTCGCTCCGGAAAGACGAAGGTCGCAGACGAGATCAAGGAGATCGTCGAGGCCATTCGGAAGGCCGCCGCCGACAAACGACCGAACCGTCCGATTCCGATAGGATTGCCGCGAGGGGAGCTAGCGGGTCTCGTTCGGGCAACATATCCTGAAATTCACTTGGCAGATCTGGTTCTCGGCCAGGATCTGAGACGCCGGATAGTTCGACTAATTCGAGAGCATCGCGAAAGTGCGGCCCTAGAGGAGCGCGGTTTGGAGCCCAGGCGGAAGTTCCTATTCTCCGGCCCTCCGGGGACAGGAAAGAGCATGACAGCCTCGGCCATAGCCGGCGAACTAGGTTTGCCGCTTTTCACCATTTTGTTGGATGGTGTGATAACCAAGTTCATGGGTGAGACCGCCGCAAAGCTTCGACTAGTTTTTGACGCGATGCATAACGTTCGCGGTGTCTATTTCTTCGACGAGGTCGACGCGCTTGCCTCGCGACGTGGCGCAGACAACGATATCGGCGAGGCACGGCGGATGCTCAATTCGTTCCTTCAATTCCTAGAGGAGGACCAGTCAAGAAGCGTGATCATAGCCGCAACAAACCACAGGGCGCTGCTCGATCCGGCGATATTTCGTCGTTTTCATTCGGCCTTCGTCTACGCGAGGCCCACGGCTGAGGAAGCAAGACAGGTGCTGCGGAACCACCTGCTAAATTTCAAGGTCGACGCGTTTGATTGGGCGTCGATCGACGGATTGACCAGTGGTCTTAGCCAAGCAGACCTAGTTGCAGCTGCAGAGGACGCCGCACGCGACGCCGTGTTGGATAACAGCGGCGTACTGACTTCCGAAGTTTTATATCGGTCGCTTCAAGATAGGATTAGTATTCACCGCGAGTGA
- a CDS encoding helix-turn-helix transcriptional regulator — protein MASSEKQLSSQIADLTTVINAAACDANRWTDVAVAMQSFIPGSKILFQVVEKESTVVHQVVYSGFNDKTIQAYGDHYWKLNPWTSGTNEMHMSSFKSSSELYPDKLLRKTEFFTDLVDPERECDGATALKFAAHSDRYAILAVHHDFRHHEQIHARSRALLQTVVPALRTALELNRLTNPTFHLPGGRGLIDQLVDAAMVVDQDCRLLASNVPANRVLTDARVLLVKAKDTVEIKDSEANAAFARLVRDSCAVFQDRARPNDLIVNTRSGGYIITCVPMAIEQTSALPAGLLSIFAPRTVSLVIVRPRASQDASIVVGDLRRHFGLTTAEVGLILEFGRGGTLSEIADRLRVSRSTVQSHLKSIFAKTGTSKQRDVVTLVTSRAATGRQFSVDD, from the coding sequence ATGGCGTCGAGTGAAAAGCAGTTGTCGTCTCAGATTGCAGACCTCACCACGGTCATCAACGCTGCAGCCTGTGATGCAAATCGCTGGACTGACGTTGCCGTGGCGATGCAGAGCTTTATCCCTGGATCAAAGATCTTGTTTCAGGTGGTGGAGAAAGAAAGCACCGTTGTGCATCAGGTTGTCTATTCAGGCTTCAACGACAAAACCATTCAGGCATACGGTGATCATTATTGGAAGCTTAATCCCTGGACTAGCGGTACGAACGAGATGCATATGTCGTCGTTCAAAAGCTCGTCAGAACTATATCCTGACAAATTGTTGAGGAAGACGGAATTCTTCACGGATCTTGTGGATCCGGAGCGTGAGTGCGATGGAGCCACGGCTCTGAAATTTGCAGCGCATAGCGATCGATATGCGATTCTGGCCGTGCACCATGATTTCCGGCATCATGAGCAGATCCATGCTCGAAGTCGAGCCTTGCTTCAGACCGTTGTTCCTGCCCTGCGAACAGCGCTCGAATTAAACCGTCTCACTAACCCAACGTTTCATCTCCCAGGAGGACGTGGGCTAATCGACCAACTCGTCGACGCGGCAATGGTCGTTGATCAAGATTGTCGACTTCTGGCGTCCAACGTGCCTGCAAACCGGGTTTTAACCGATGCCCGGGTTTTGTTGGTGAAGGCGAAGGACACAGTAGAGATCAAGGACTCGGAGGCGAATGCGGCCTTCGCCCGGCTTGTCAGAGATAGCTGTGCTGTTTTTCAGGACCGGGCCAGGCCGAACGATTTGATCGTGAACACCCGATCGGGAGGGTACATCATTACGTGCGTGCCGATGGCGATAGAGCAAACAAGTGCGCTGCCAGCAGGACTCTTGTCGATTTTCGCTCCAAGAACGGTATCCTTGGTCATAGTCCGCCCTCGCGCAAGTCAAGACGCCTCAATAGTAGTTGGCGATCTGCGTCGACATTTTGGCCTTACTACCGCGGAAGTCGGCCTCATTCTAGAATTTGGACGCGGCGGCACCCTGTCGGAAATCGCCGATCGGCTTAGGGTTTCGCGGTCGACCGTCCAATCGCACCTCAAGTCGATCTTTGCTAAGACTGGCACCTCCAAACAGAGAGATGTCGTCACGCTCGTCACAAGCCGTGCAGCTACCGGCAGGCAGTTTTCTGTCGATGATTGA
- a CDS encoding helix-hairpin-helix domain-containing protein, producing MNAKVREVFTLRGEALKLGEIVGQGGEGAVYDLVAHKNHVAKIYHRPLEQQRIDKIRAMGKIKTDSLEKLTAWPTGLVCSKDSRPIGLIMPKISGRKSIHQLYSPKSRRTDFQRVDWRFLTRVAANTARAFAAVHDNACVIGDVNHGGVLVAQDATVRLIDCDSFQVSYLGQQYLCEVGIETFTPPELQGRSFSGIVRTPNHDNFGLAVMVFLLLFMGKHPFAGRYGGTGDMPISKAIEEYRFPYGANAAAVGMARPPSSPELAIVGPRLAKMFEDAFSQRGTPAGRPVARDWVAALAELEANLKQCSANSSHWSLGSSPCPWCKMEGATGVPLFSTAVPSGGATLFDIAGFQRQVDAIPHPGPVPTVPEKNLTPDPNALKIKGHARRTNFRAGIAAAVVGVAGLMMAQIWVLGIALGVFLGLRGFLNRDSEAAEYRRVAAEAATQWKKAESTWMQRAGPDAFDRQKTVLAGLRREWDILPSKRVARISELERNRRQAQLDRFLDNFEISSAKIESIGPGKKKVLESYGIETALDVERNKLYSVPGFGPKTAQKLLNWRRSVEAPFVFDPSRAIDPRDIAQIDQDILGDRKRLQGALVLGLEQLKQTRAQILAAREYSRPEMERLRLACDQSAANVAAISG from the coding sequence ATGAATGCCAAGGTCCGCGAGGTGTTCACCCTGCGAGGGGAAGCTCTCAAACTTGGCGAAATCGTCGGCCAGGGCGGCGAGGGCGCCGTCTACGACCTGGTTGCACACAAGAACCATGTCGCCAAGATCTACCACCGGCCGCTCGAGCAGCAGAGGATCGACAAGATCCGTGCGATGGGCAAGATCAAGACCGATTCACTCGAAAAGCTGACGGCCTGGCCGACGGGGCTGGTCTGCTCCAAGGACAGCAGGCCCATCGGGCTGATCATGCCGAAGATCAGCGGTCGCAAGAGCATCCATCAGCTCTACAGCCCAAAAAGCCGCAGAACCGACTTTCAGCGGGTTGATTGGCGATTTCTGACCCGTGTGGCGGCAAACACGGCGAGAGCATTTGCGGCCGTTCACGACAACGCCTGCGTCATCGGCGATGTGAACCACGGCGGTGTGCTCGTGGCACAGGACGCTACCGTGCGCCTGATCGACTGCGACAGCTTCCAGGTCTCCTATCTGGGCCAGCAATATCTTTGCGAGGTGGGCATCGAGACCTTCACACCGCCGGAGCTGCAGGGCAGATCGTTTTCGGGCATCGTGAGGACGCCCAATCACGACAATTTCGGTTTGGCCGTGATGGTGTTCCTGTTGCTGTTCATGGGAAAACACCCCTTTGCCGGCCGCTACGGGGGAACCGGCGACATGCCGATTTCGAAGGCGATCGAGGAGTACCGCTTTCCCTACGGGGCGAACGCCGCCGCGGTCGGAATGGCGAGGCCGCCAAGTTCCCCAGAACTCGCCATCGTCGGCCCACGACTTGCAAAAATGTTTGAGGATGCCTTCTCGCAAAGGGGAACGCCGGCTGGCAGGCCCGTGGCCCGGGACTGGGTGGCTGCCCTGGCGGAACTTGAAGCGAACCTCAAGCAGTGCTCCGCCAATTCCAGCCACTGGTCACTTGGCTCATCGCCGTGCCCTTGGTGCAAAATGGAAGGTGCCACCGGCGTCCCGCTGTTCTCAACCGCTGTTCCCTCCGGCGGGGCGACGCTTTTCGATATCGCCGGATTCCAGCGGCAGGTGGACGCCATCCCGCATCCCGGGCCGGTGCCGACCGTCCCCGAGAAGAATTTGACACCCGATCCCAACGCCTTGAAGATCAAGGGGCACGCGCGCCGCACCAACTTTCGGGCCGGAATAGCGGCCGCAGTTGTCGGCGTCGCCGGCTTGATGATGGCGCAGATATGGGTGCTGGGCATCGCCTTGGGGGTCTTTCTGGGACTGAGAGGTTTCCTGAACAGGGACAGTGAGGCTGCGGAATACCGGCGTGTTGCCGCCGAGGCCGCTACCCAATGGAAAAAGGCGGAATCCACATGGATGCAGAGGGCCGGGCCGGATGCTTTCGACAGGCAAAAAACGGTCCTCGCCGGGCTCAGGCGCGAATGGGACATCTTGCCTTCCAAACGGGTAGCCAGGATCTCGGAGCTCGAGCGCAACCGCCGTCAGGCGCAACTGGACCGGTTCCTGGACAACTTTGAAATCTCATCGGCAAAGATCGAGAGCATCGGACCGGGCAAGAAAAAGGTGCTAGAGTCGTATGGCATCGAAACAGCGCTCGATGTCGAGAGAAACAAGCTTTACAGCGTGCCCGGATTCGGCCCCAAAACGGCGCAGAAGTTGTTGAATTGGCGAAGGTCCGTCGAAGCCCCCTTTGTCTTCGATCCCTCAAGAGCGATCGATCCACGTGATATCGCGCAGATTGACCAGGACATTCTCGGCGACCGCAAGCGGCTGCAGGGCGCCTTGGTTCTCGGTCTTGAGCAGCTCAAGCAGACAAGAGCCCAGATCCTTGCCGCCCGAGAATACAGTCGTCCGGAAATGGAGCGATTGCGGCTGGCATGTGATCAATCCGCAGCCAACGTTGCCGCGATTTCAGGGTAG
- a CDS encoding S8 family peptidase encodes MDAYLAEQAIEKVPLASRGMPVTVTARPNVSLDVGAARSNTRGLKLLNIRRAQSAVRPDGNDNADQATLFVTRNMLASLRKNLDRYAEWEDTFQDAKEPVAYNEDDGDVEGEERRPRNFWLFETSAAIRPTTLRDLWTDAVERFPRSVGKTKWEVWTRKGFQDSFARAVERFGILSVGRPTEFVETVVRNVVASPEELQRIVQSSAAVVELRSASSFVSDFFDMIPEQRARVIDQIAARISGPLPNSPRTTILDTGVNRAHPLLSRSLPSARCYTVDPNWGTADQKGHGTKMAGLAQFGDLAAIGSSSAPIILSTELESVVVAAPQSPGDVPARDAIKRAVDLVEKDRALRIFCLAQTAEGEAEDGRPTSTSAVLDQLAYGDGSETRLFCAAVGNAPRTPTEPYQVADYEDRNARFGIQSPAQALNALSVGAVSLKGDDQEVTYLLAPIGDLMPTSRTATSWAKPHAAKPDIVMEGGNLEMDALGLYAQPSASHFVMTTSRDAPERPLALSGETSTATALAAGLATRLLARYPDYRMETIRALMVHSAEWTPAMRAQARRLITAGMPSGEAWRIILDRFGWGVPNQERLFFTASNALTLIAEDELLPYERAMKDGRPAGIRLRQMKYFKLPWPRETLRSLSNTQVEMRSTLSYFIEPDPHAASRDRVVERYPSHRLKFDVKRFGESDAQAQHRYNLLVPEDGSISAGSDEGWLLSGLSQRGTIVQDIWQGPAYRLADRDGISVAPVRGWWGDMSNLENYERSVRFSLVVSVRTPEQSGDLVAEISNKIPAGVLVERAVATIPT; translated from the coding sequence ATGGACGCCTACCTTGCCGAACAGGCGATCGAGAAGGTTCCACTTGCGAGCAGGGGCATGCCGGTTACCGTCACGGCAAGACCCAATGTGTCCTTGGATGTCGGTGCCGCGAGGTCGAACACGCGCGGGTTGAAACTTCTGAATATTCGCAGAGCTCAATCCGCCGTTCGGCCTGATGGAAACGACAATGCGGATCAAGCAACGCTTTTCGTCACGCGGAACATGCTGGCTTCGCTGAGGAAGAATCTCGATCGGTACGCGGAGTGGGAGGACACCTTTCAGGACGCCAAGGAACCCGTCGCATACAACGAGGACGATGGCGACGTAGAGGGTGAGGAAAGGCGGCCGCGGAATTTTTGGCTATTCGAGACAAGCGCGGCCATTCGCCCGACCACTCTAAGGGATTTGTGGACGGATGCCGTGGAACGGTTCCCCAGGTCCGTCGGCAAGACGAAGTGGGAGGTTTGGACCAGGAAAGGCTTCCAGGACTCCTTTGCACGGGCAGTGGAGCGTTTCGGTATACTCAGCGTTGGCAGACCGACCGAGTTCGTTGAGACTGTCGTCCGTAATGTGGTCGCCAGCCCTGAGGAGCTTCAGCGGATCGTCCAATCCAGCGCGGCAGTGGTCGAGCTTCGAAGCGCGTCCAGCTTCGTCTCGGATTTTTTCGACATGATTCCCGAGCAGCGGGCGAGGGTGATTGATCAGATCGCGGCCCGTATCTCTGGCCCGCTCCCGAATTCCCCGCGCACGACAATCCTAGATACGGGCGTGAACCGTGCGCATCCATTGCTTTCGCGCTCACTGCCATCCGCCCGTTGTTACACGGTGGATCCGAATTGGGGGACCGCGGACCAGAAAGGGCATGGAACGAAGATGGCCGGGCTTGCCCAGTTCGGTGACCTTGCGGCAATCGGTTCCTCTTCCGCACCGATTATCCTTAGCACGGAGCTGGAGTCAGTGGTGGTGGCCGCGCCGCAATCGCCCGGGGACGTTCCGGCCAGGGACGCTATCAAGAGGGCCGTCGACCTGGTGGAGAAGGATAGAGCCCTTCGCATTTTTTGTTTGGCGCAGACCGCTGAAGGCGAGGCTGAAGATGGCAGGCCGACCAGCACCTCAGCCGTTCTCGACCAGCTGGCATATGGAGACGGCTCGGAGACGAGGCTTTTTTGCGCGGCAGTCGGCAATGCGCCGCGCACGCCGACTGAACCCTACCAAGTCGCCGACTACGAGGACCGCAACGCACGCTTCGGAATCCAATCCCCGGCACAAGCGCTAAACGCCCTATCGGTCGGCGCCGTGAGTCTGAAGGGGGACGACCAGGAGGTCACCTACCTGTTGGCTCCTATCGGTGACTTAATGCCAACGTCGAGAACGGCAACGAGTTGGGCGAAACCGCACGCCGCGAAACCGGACATCGTCATGGAAGGTGGCAACCTCGAAATGGACGCACTCGGGCTGTATGCCCAGCCATCGGCAAGTCATTTCGTGATGACCACGTCGCGAGACGCCCCGGAGCGGCCGCTCGCGTTATCCGGGGAGACGAGTACGGCGACAGCGTTGGCGGCAGGACTGGCAACGCGGTTACTCGCGCGGTACCCAGACTACCGCATGGAGACGATCAGGGCGCTCATGGTTCATTCGGCCGAATGGACACCCGCGATGCGGGCGCAAGCTCGGAGGTTGATAACTGCCGGCATGCCATCCGGCGAGGCATGGCGCATCATTCTTGATCGCTTCGGTTGGGGTGTACCTAACCAAGAACGCCTATTCTTCACGGCCTCGAACGCTTTGACACTCATTGCGGAAGACGAGCTTCTTCCATACGAGCGCGCAATGAAGGACGGCCGTCCGGCGGGCATTCGCTTGAGGCAAATGAAGTACTTCAAGTTGCCGTGGCCTCGGGAGACACTCCGCTCGCTGTCCAATACCCAGGTCGAGATGCGTAGCACGCTGTCTTATTTCATCGAGCCCGATCCCCACGCGGCATCGCGCGATCGGGTCGTCGAGCGCTATCCGTCACACCGACTGAAGTTCGACGTGAAGCGTTTCGGGGAGAGCGACGCACAAGCGCAACATCGATACAATCTCCTTGTGCCGGAGGATGGTAGCATCAGCGCCGGCAGCGACGAAGGATGGCTGCTTTCCGGATTGTCGCAACGCGGAACGATCGTTCAAGATATATGGCAAGGCCCAGCCTATAGGCTAGCCGATCGCGACGGCATCTCCGTCGCACCGGTGCGGGGATGGTGGGGCGACATGTCTAACTTGGAGAATTACGAGCGCTCCGTCCGCTTCTCGCTTGTGGTATCGGTAAGAACACCGGAGCAAAGCGGTGACCTCGTGGCCGAGATCTCCAATAAGATACCGGCCGGCGTCCTCGTCGAACGTGCTGTTGCCACCATTCCAACATGA
- a CDS encoding SH3 domain-containing protein: MVSQQRIGWGIAVFCAIGWAMSSIDARSPPAAPPAVPAETNIASPQVQPSNSSIAYAMPDAVPAQRPNPATVVRWAYTIKKVRVRVAPDTEARIITTLPLGDLVQTNGQQGDWYNVTVSARIGWIHGNYLSEAKPVELTSTTPVAPAAASDDGSVLEHASGDPVRDAVVGRCDCPYDLMRNGRLCGGRSAYSKPGGRSPVCYW, from the coding sequence ATGGTCAGCCAACAACGGATCGGCTGGGGCATCGCGGTTTTCTGCGCTATCGGATGGGCCATGTCGAGCATCGACGCCCGATCGCCACCCGCCGCCCCGCCCGCGGTCCCCGCGGAAACCAACATCGCGTCGCCTCAGGTACAGCCGAGCAACAGTTCGATTGCCTATGCAATGCCCGACGCGGTGCCTGCTCAGCGGCCCAACCCCGCCACGGTGGTTCGCTGGGCGTACACCATCAAGAAAGTCCGTGTCAGGGTCGCGCCCGACACCGAGGCGCGTATCATCACCACGCTTCCGCTAGGCGACTTGGTCCAGACCAACGGTCAACAAGGAGACTGGTACAATGTGACGGTCTCCGCACGGATCGGATGGATCCATGGCAACTACCTCAGTGAGGCGAAGCCGGTCGAGCTGACTTCGACCACACCGGTCGCGCCAGCGGCTGCATCAGATGACGGCAGCGTTTTGGAGCATGCCTCGGGCGATCCTGTCAGAGACGCCGTGGTCGGCAGATGCGATTGCCCATACGACCTGATGCGCAACGGGCGTTTATGCGGGGGCCGGAGCGCCTACAGCAAGCCTGGCGGCAGGAGTCCAGTGTGTTATTGGTAG